A window of Pullulanibacillus sp. KACC 23026 genomic DNA:
CATCAGACAGCAATAATTCATTCCCATCCCAATCCACGTTAAGCGGTTCGTCAAAGGAGACTTCTGACTTTGTTTTATTATTTCTTCTTAAGTACATGAGAATTTCATTTTCAATACACCTAGAAGCATAAGTAGCAAGCTTAATTTTTTTCTCCGGGTTAAAGGTGTTAACGGCTTTAATTAAACCAATTGTCCCAATACTGATAAGGTCTTCGATATTGATTTTGGTATTCTCAAATTTTCTCGCGATATACACGACTAAACGAAGATTTCGTTCGATCAAAGAAGCACGGGCTGATTCATCACCCTTCGTTAATTTAATCAACAACTCCGCTTCCTCATCTTTTGACAGAGGAGGGGGGAGCGCCTCGCTTCCACCAATATAATAAACGTCATCTGGTTTTACTTTAAATACCTGTAAGACCTTCGTATAGAGTTTCAAAAAAAATAGACGTATCTGTCTCATTGACTCACTCCCCTTTTTTGATGTTAGCTCTTTGTTTTTCCACCTTCGTCGTCCAGTCAACTCCCTAACTTAGAAAGTTAATACTCGGGATCTAACCGCCTAAAAAGGTCAGATAAGTTCAACTAAACGTTGTCTCCTGAGATTTCATTTCCACTGAATGACGTACATTTAAGCAGCTGTTCCGAGTTGAACCATATCCGGATGCAAGATACAGTTAAAGTCATTTTCCAAAGAGAGTTGATGATCTGTCAATGCGACTATCACCTTTTTACACTTTAGATGCCCTTTTGAGGACCTGAGATCCACATAATCAGGTTTCAGAGCGAGTACCGTTCGATGTTCACCGCTCACTCCTCTATAAGGAATGACCGTTAATCGATTCACCCAATCAGCAGGCAGTTTGGTGTCTGTTAGCACCTTCATGGGATCGTCCTGCAAATTAAGCTGAGGGAGATACTTTGCACAAACACTTTGGCTGACGAACATTACTGGAGATTGGCTGATCGGATGACGTAATTGGTTACCTGTATCCACTATGCCGACTGCTTCTATAATCGTTTTACCAATTTTCACTCTTACCTCAATGCGTTCCTCTGCCCGCCACTTTCGTATAACAACATGTTCCAAGCGTTTTTTTGAGAACCACCACAGGACCGGAAATCCAACTAGAATGAAGACCCAGCTCAGCGGATCCCCGTATTCAAAGGTACTTAGCTGAATACCTTTAACATAGAATGATTGAGACTGAAGAAAATAATGAAGCGCAAAAAGACCGCCTCCAACCATAAAAGTGACGAAATAAAACATCCCAAAGGCCTGCAAGAAAAGCGCGGGTCGGTGATACCCAAAGACGATCAAAACAATGATTGCTGAATACACGAGTTTACCTATCGGGTTGTAAGCAATCACACCAAGAGGAGTAAAAAGCAAAATGACAATTAAAGAAGCAAAGAAGCCGCCTAAGAAGACGCGCCACTTTCGAACAGGACGCTTTAGAGCAACCGAAGTTAATAAGATCAACATCGTATCGATGAATAAGTTCATCAGCCAGACGACATCGAGATAGACCTTCATGACTTCACCCGCCAAAGGTTTTGCCATAATTATAAAAGCTCATCCATGAGATGTCTGTCGTTTCTTGACACTCATATTCCTGTTATTTTGAAGCATTTTGTCGTATCCAAACCGAGTCAAGCCTCCCTTGTTACGCCTAAGTTACCGAATAGCTTTTTGGGAGGCGGGGCAGGTGGGAAGCGGGGAGACGTATAGCGGATTCTCGTTACACCTCTTTCATTTTTGTGTAACGACGATTCCCTATTCGCTCAAATCGAGGGCTTTTTGGCGTCATAGCGGATTCTCGTTACACCTCTTTCATTTTTGTGTAACGACGATTCCCTATTCGCTATAATCGAGAGCCTTTTTGGAGGCATAGCGGATTCTCGTTACACCTCTTTCATTTTTGTGTAACGACGATTCCCTATTCGCTCAAATCGAGGGCTTTTTTGGAGTCATAGCGGATTCTCGTTACACCTCTTTCATTTTTGTGTAACGACAATTCCCTATTGGCTCAAATCGAGGGCTTTTTGGCGTCATAGCGGATTCTCGTTACACCTCTTTCATTTTTGTGTAACGACGATTCCCTATTCGCTCAAATCGGGGGCCTTTTTGGAGGCATAGCGGATTCTCGTTACACCTCTTTCATTTTTGTGTAACGACGATTCCCTATTCGCTCAAATCGAGGGCCTTTTTGGAGGCATAGCGGATTCTCGTTACACCTCTTTCATTTTTGTGTAACGCAAATTCGCTATTGGCTTGAATTAGAGGGTGATTTCTGGAATAACGGTAACGAGCATTCTCTATTCTCTCGTATTAGGGGCATTTTGGAGACTATTTGAAAAAAAGCCGGCTCAGTTAGTCATTTTCGTGACTTCCTGAGTCGGCCTGCTTTTTTGAACCTTATTATTAACGGCGACGCGTACGATTTCTTAAAAAGGTTGGAATATCTAGTTGATCCTCAGCCTCTGCAGCAGGAGCTGGGTTAGTTCGAGGGGCAGGCTCCTGTTCTTCTCTTATAGGCTGTTGACGAGTCTTTGTTCCAAAAGATTGGCGTTCAGTTCGTTGATTTTGAACAGGACGGCGATTCTCATTTTCTTCAAATCCAGTGGCAATCACCGTTACGATAATCTCATCTTTTAATTCTTCGCTAATGACAGAACCGAAAATCATGTTCACTTCTTGATCTGCCGCGGTCGCTACGATATCCGCCGCTTCATTCACTTCGTATAAGCTTAAATTATTTCCACCAGTAATGTTCATCAAGACCCCTTTAGCTCCATCGATTGATTTCTCTAAAAGAGGGCTGGAAATCGCCTTTTTGGCTGCTTCAGCCGCACGATTTTCACCAGTAGCTACACCGATAGCCATTAAAGCAGAACCGCCTTCTGTCATAATGGTTTTAACGTCGGCAAAATCAAGGTTAATAAGACCTGGAACCGCAATCAGGTCGGAAATCCCTTGAACCCCTTGACGCAATACATTATCGGCTTCACGGAATGCCTCAAGCATCGGTGTATTTCGATCGACAATTTCAAGGAGACGATCATTCGGAATCACGATGAGGGTATCCACTTTTTCCTTTAGATTTTCAATCCCGCCTGTTGCTTGTGAAGACCGTTTTCTCCCCTCAAACGTGAACGGGCGAGTGACAACACCCACCGTTAAGGCGCCGATGTCCTTTGCTATTTCGGCAATAACAGGCGCTGCTCCCGTACCCGTACCACCGCCCATTCCGGCCGTAACAAAAACCATATCCGCACCACTTAAGAGGTCTTCGATTTGATCACGGCTCTCTTCAGCCGCTTTTTTACCAATATCAGGATTGGCTCCAGCACCTAATCCTCTTGTTAGCTTCTCACCTAATTGTAATTTTATCGGGGCCTTTGACAATTTTAATGCCTGTGCATCTGTGTTAACGCATATAAATTCAACACCTTGCACACCATTCTCAATCATTCGATTAACGGCATTAGAGCCGCCGCCACCGACTCCTATGACCTTTATCTGTGCAAGCTGTTCCATTTCCATCTCATACATGCTTTCGTTCCTCCTATATATAAAGTGCCGTAAATGTTTAGTCGAAGAATAATCCGAGCCAGTCTTTCACTCTTTTCGTGACGCCACTTTTATCTTTAAGTGGCTTGTCCGAGCTCGAGGCCGGACGTTGTTTTGCAGCAGAAGGAACTTTTTGTTGGTGCTCCACCTCAACGGCTTTAACCAGCTCCTTACCTTGTACTTTTACGTTATGATAAGCAAATTTGATTAAACCGATTGCCGATGTATACTGCGGTTCGCGTACTCCTATATAATCAGGAATCGCTATGCGAACATTATTTTGGAACTCATGCTGGGCCAGTTCAATGACGCCTGGCATAGCCGTGACTCCTCCAGTTAGAATGAGCCCACCTGGCAGATCCAGGACGCCCATGCGGCCCATTTCTGCAGCAACTAGCTCAAAGATCTCGGCAACCCTTGGTTCAATAATATAAGCTAAATCCTGCTGGGTAAAGGTTTGTTTGCTGGTTCCGCCTAACTTCGAGACTGAAAATGTCTCTTCAACGGATGCCTGATCTATGAAAGCATGTCCATGTTTTAGCTTTATTATCTCTGCTTCTTCAGTGGGTGTTCGAAGGCCAATGGAGATATCCTTAGTAATATGGTTACCTCCAATTGGTAAAACAAAGGTCGACATGAGGATTCCTTCTTCAAAGTAGGCCACATTGGTCGACCCTCCTCCGATATCGAGTAAAAGAACCCCTAAGTTTTTTTCATCACGTGTTAAGGCAATTGACCCTAAAGCAAGAGGCTGTAAAACCACATCCAGCACATCTAAGCCCGCTTTCTCAACACATCTTAGCAGGTTATGCAAAACGGTCTTGGACCCGGTTATGATCGTGCCTTCTACTTCTAAACGCACCCCCACCATACCGCGGGGATCTTTTATTTCTTCAAGGCCATCCACAATAAATTGATGAGGGATGCAGTCAATAATTTCTCTTTCCGGTGCAAGCGGAATGACTTGTGCGGCTTCAAGCACTCTGGCAATATCTTCATTGCCGATCTCTCGGTTAGGACTTGAAACAGCAACAACCCCATGACAATCTTGCAGTTGAATGTGGTTGCCCGTAATTCCCACTACCACACTTCTAATCTTCATCCCTACCATTCTTTCAGCTTGTTCGACAGCCTGTTGTATAGAATGGACAGTATCATCAATATCTATAATAGACCCTTTCTTAATTCCACTTGACTCCGATTTCCCTATTCCGATGACGTTTAGAGAATCACCCGTCATTTCGCCGATGACGACTTTAACGGTGGATGTACCGATGTCTAAGCTTACATAGATGTCATTGCTGTTCATTCTATGGCACCTCCCTCATCCCTGATTTGATCTATTCTGAATTCATCAGCGTAATATTTTTTAAATCCTAAAGAGGTATTCAACATAATAATACTTTAAACCTTCTTTTTCATAGATTTCTTTCAAAAAAATATGTAAAAAAAGCCTAGAACACTCAAATAAGAGATTTCTCCTTTTCTTTCTTTCGGTCTCGCCATCTAACAATACCAATTCTTCTTATTATAGCAATATTATTAAACAAACGAACACCAAAAGCAAAAACAGCGGCTAAATATAAGTCTACACCAAGTTTGACCCCTAGAAAAGCTAGTCCTGCTGCTAAAAAAATATTAAAAAAGAAACCTGAAACAAAAACAAGGTTATCATACTTATGCTCAAGCTGTGCCCGAATCCCACCTAATAGCGTATCAAATGCAGCAAGAACCGCGATTGATAGGTAATTCGAATAGGCTTCTGGAATGGAAACATTTGAGAAAAAGCCCAAAAGGATACCAATGATAAGCCCTAACAGAGGGAGCCACATTATGAAGACCCTCCTTTCGTCAGTTTAAGCGAATTGAATTGAATGGGGTCATTATAAGCTGGTAACGTAATGGAAGGCTTAACAGTGACTTCAAGCGTTAAACCTGCGCGGGCAAAATCATCAAGAACCGAGGAAGACTCTAACTCTTTCTTTAACTTATTGGGGTCATCCGAAAGAACCTCAATATTAAAAGGAGGCTGCGGCAGTTTTTGATCATTGATCAGTAAGTCATCATGCACCATGCGAATCGGTGAAATATTAATAATCCGCTCATCGGAAACCGCTATATCTGTTGCACCATACTCATTCAACACATTGATCAAATTTCTCATCATCACATCGGTCACACTATCACTGTCAAAAGGATCATTTCCTTCAATAAGTTTCTTTAATTGAATGAGATCCCCTTTTCCAGTTTTAGCTGTTACCCCTGCTTGCACCTTTTGCTGCTCCAGTTCTTCTTTCATCGCCTGTAGTTTATTATCGGTTTGTGAGTTTTCATATTTAGTTAGAAGCTGCTCTGCTTGAGACAATTGATTATTTAAAGTGATATGTTCTTTTTGTGCCTTTGCAAGATCGGATTGAAGTTCAACGATGTCTTTTGTATCCTTTTGTTTAGGATGACTGATGGTTTTAAATTGCAAAATGACCATAAATCCAAAAAACAATGCTACAATGGCGAGGGATAGACGTTCTCTCTTAGATGTCAATGAATATTCCCCCTCTACAATAATGGGTCCAGCGTCAAACTGTTTACTTTTTCCACGCTCACATCAATTCCTCGTTCGATAAGCGTCTCAACGACACCGCCTGTCATATTAAGGCCACTCATTAACAAATCGGAATCGCCAATGGCACTAATGACGAATGGCGCGCTATGACGTTCGCCATCCACCTTCACAACAGGTCCAACACATTCTATATAAGAATGGGATGAAAAGCGTTGCCCATTAATAGCAATCGCTTCAGCACCAATGGCATTCAATTCATAGATGACTTCCTGTATATCTTGTTGGTGAACAATGTAGTCATTAGGATCAGTCCCATTAGGAACATAGTTCGCATCCGAGAGAACAATTTTGACCCCCGGGCCCGATACTTTAGTTTGACCATTTAACATTCGATATTTAGTCAAATCCGTTACCAGCTTGCCGGCAGTTGTTTTTTGCTTGGCCAAGTTTTCTTCATTTGTTTGAATTTTACCCCTGACCTTATTTAGCTGATTTTGCAGTGAGCGATTCGAGTTTTGTTCTGAAATGATCTCATCTCTAAGTTCCTTCTCTTGTTGATACTGCGCATTCGCCGTACCATTTTCTATATGATGGTTTTTAACATATTGATAAGAATAGGCGAGGATAAAACCCGTGACTAATAAAATGAGAGAGAGGATAATTTTATTCCCCATTAGTCTCTCCTCCATTAGCCTGTTTAGCTGCCGTACTTGGACTCCAATAAGCGCCTACTCTTAGCTGGACAACCCCTTTTTGATTGTCAGGGAGATTCGCTAAAATGCTTGGGTACAGTTTCATTTTTGCAGCCAAAGTGGGAATGTTCGCTAGTGCCTGATGACCGTCATTTAAATACAGAGTGATTCCCTTTGGATAGAGGGCTGACGGTGTAAAATCAATTTCTGAAATATTATATAGAGTGGTGGCATTCATTTTTGACAGCTGCTCGGTTAATGAGCTCATCACCTTTCCTTCCTTAAACCCGATAAGGATTGGCGCATGAACTGGAATGACATTCGAAAGCTTACCAGACATGAATTGACCGTTAGCTAAAACCGGCTTGTACGAATTCTCCGTTTTCAGATAAGCAACCCTTTTATACTCCATTACATTGAGATCGACTCGCCCGCTCAAAAAGTGGGTCTTGACTGTGACCGACTTAATAGATGGGAGGGAGTTCAGATGGGCTAATATCGTTTTTTGATTGACACCCCATATCTTGCTTTTGGCAGTGAGGCCTGAAGCGGCTTTAATCTGAGCCGCGCTGAAATAGCGATTTCCGCTGACATTAATGGTTTTAACATTACTTAATGGCGATTCAATGTAAGTGACAATCAGGAGCAATATAAAAAATAACGTAATATAAAAAACAAAGCGCCGATTGGTCTTTTGTTTTCGCTGCTCTCTTAGTTTCGGTATTCTGTCTTCAAGCTGAATGACCTTTCTGTCACTCATATTCGTTTACTCCTAATCTCATATGTATAGTTTGATCATGACCTGCTAATAAAGATAAACAATAAAAACGACACTTTAAATGTCGTTTTTGTTAAAGTTATAAAATATTATATCACAGGTTTCGCTAGATTTCTTCACCACTTTTAAGGTTTTGTGAGGCATTCAACTTCCCAATACCGTTCAATGTGCTAACAGTTCCGGATGATCGACTTAATTTAGCTGGCAAGGGCAAGAAAATTCATTGTTGTCCTGCTTCCTGATGACTAATAAAGTTTGCATGAAGAATAGACACCCGGGCCATGCCAGACTTGAAGCCTTTTAGTCCAGCGTGTTCTCTGAAGGAATTGCGGGAAACCTTTCCTGCTAAAATGTTCCCTTTAGTAAAATAAAATTGGCTTGACTGCCTCCCCTAAGGAAAAGGGTAAGCGTTCAAGCCAACATTCGTGTTCTTAAGGTTTAATATTTTGCGTAACGGCTAATGTTTAATAGGACACCTACTGAGATCAGCATTAATGTCAGCGAAGACCCTCCATAGCTTAGGAATGGTAAGGTGATGCCGGTTACTGGCATTACCCCTGTTACGACAGCAATGTTAATCATCACTTGAATCGCAATCATCCCAATAATACCTACAGCGAGCAGGCTGCCATATAAGTCTGGTGCTTTTAAAGCGATCCGGATTCCCCGCCACAGCAGGATACAAAAAAGAAGTAATACAAAAGTAGCACCGATAAACCCAAGTTCTTCCGCTACAATGGCAAAAATAAAGTCGGTTTGAGGTTCGGGCAAATACTGAAATTTTTGTCTGCTTTCCCCTAATCCGAATCCGAGCAGACCGCCCGGGCCAATCGCATAAAGCGATTGGATGATTTGAAACCCGCTGTTTAGCGGATCTTTCCACGGATCCATAAAAGACGTAATCCTTTGCATCCGATAAGGAGCAGAAATGATCAGTCCAGCAAAACCGATTAACCCCATAACGCCGAGAAAAACAAAATGCTTGATTCTTGCCCCTGATGTAAAAATCATGGTGACACAAGTACCGAGCAAGACGGTGCCTGTACCTAAATCAGGTTGGAGCATAATTAAACCAAATGCAAGAAACACTAAAACTAAGGAAGGCAGTAAGCCTTTTTTGACGGTTGTAATGTATTTTTGATTTTCTGAGAGAAACTTAGCTAGAAAGAGGATCATCGCCATTTTCGTAAATTCAGATGGCTGGATCGAAAAAGCGCCAACGCCTAACCAGCTGCTCGCCCCTCCTCTTACTAGACCAACACCGGGTATCAAAACAACAATTAACAACAAAAAACAAATTAGTAGAGCAAGCTTCGCCCAAGAGCGCCACGTCCAATAGCTAATGTTCATAACAAAGAACATCGCTGCAACGCCTATTCCCGCAAATAAGAGCTGCCGTTTAGCAAAATAAAAGGCATCATCAAACTTATAAGACGCCCAAACGGCACTTGCACTGTAAACCATGATTAAACCGACTGCCAACAAAGTTAATGTTACTGCAATGAGTAAAAAGTCTGGCGCTGTTCTTACCTTTTGCATGTCCTACACACCTCGAGTCGCGTCATACAACCTGTCTACTTCAGCATATGCACCTGCTTCGTAAACATGTCTCCGCGTTCCTCAAAAGATCGATATTGATCCCAACTTGCACAGGCTGGAGATAGAAGAATCACGTCTCCTGCCGTTGAAAGTTTATAAGAAACGGGTACCGCATCCTCCACATTATCGACCGGAATAATCTGTTTCACACCTGCTTTTTCAGCTGCATCCATTAATTTCGCTTTGGTTTCTCCAAATGCGACAAGTGCCTTCACATTCTCGAGGTAGGGAATGAGGCTGTCAAAATCATTGCCGCGATCAAGTCCCCCTGCCAACAAAATAATAGGCTCCTGAAAAGCGCTGAGGGCCTTTGAGGTGGCAAGGATGTTGGTCGCCTTTGAGTCATTATAAAATTTGCGTTCATGAACCGCTCCAATATATTCTAAGCGGTGAGGGACACCAGAAAAAGTATGAAGGGTTTTCCTGATCGCTTCTGTACTAACCCCATACAGCTTTGCAGCAGCGGCGGCGGCAAGTGCATTCGCAATGTTATGCTCGCCTTTTGGCATCGCTAAGTCCTCGGCACTCACAATCAATTCGCCCTCAAAATAAAGGCCCCCATTCAAATAATAAGCACCTTTTTCATCCATTAGATTCTTTACACTAAAAGGCACCTTTGTAACAGAAAGGGGCTGAATGAGCCTCGTGACTTCTTCATCATCGGCATTGTATACCAGATAATCTTCCTTTGATTGATTTTGACTGATCGCGAGTTTGGCTTGTCCGTAGGCTTCCTTAGTCCCGTGATAATCCAAATGAGCATCAAATAAATTCAAGAATACTGCGATTCGCGGATGAAAGGTCTTCGTACCTAGCAATTGAAAGCTTGAAAGCTCGGCTACTAGGACCTGATCAGCGGTTGCATCTTGAACCACTTCAGTCAAGACAGTCCCAATATTGCCCGCCACAATAGGCTTCTTATTTCCCATCTTTAACATATCACCAATTAACATAGTAGTGGTTGTCTTCCCATTGGACCCTGTTATTCCAATAAAAGGCGCTTCCGAAAGCTGATAAGCAAGCTCCACTTCAGTAATAATTGGAATCTCGCGTTTAACCGCTTCTACTAAAAGCGGATTGGAATAAGGAATACCCGGATTTTTAACGATGAGTTTCAGATCCCCATCGAGAAGTGAAAGCGGATGACCGCCGTCCACTATTTGTATGCCTAATTGTTTAAGTTCCTTCGCCTTCGGATCCTCTGAGAGCGTCGAACGGTCGTTAATCACGACCTTAGCCCCCAATTTATGAAGCATCTTGGCAGCGGCATAGCCGCTCTTAGCTAATCCTAGAACTAGGATATATTGACCTGTATAAGTCTTGATGTCTTTCATCTATAGCCACACCTTTGTATAAATTCCTATTACGGCAAATAATAAACCGACTACCCAAAACGTTGAGACAATACGCCACTCTGACCATCCGGATAATTCATAATGATGGTGGAGAGGACTCATTTTGAACACGCGTTTTCCCGTTGTTTTAAAAGATGCCACTTGGATCATAACGGATAGCGTTTCAATCACGAAGATCCCGCCAATCACAATCAAGAGTATTTCCGACTTCGTAAGGATTGAAACTCCGGCAAGTGCTCCGCCAATAGCAAGCGACCCTGTATCACCCATAAACACCTTAGCAGGATGAGCATTAAAGACTAGGAAACCAAGCAAGGCACCTGTCATCGCCATACAGAAAAGCGTGATATCAAATTGATTTTGATAATAAGCAATAATTGCAAAAGCAGCGAAGGCTACTGTAGCGGTTCCCGTAAGAAGCCCATCCATTCCGTCTGTTAGATTCGTCCCATTCGACGTCCCTAAAAGCATGATGACTACAAGAATCATATAGCCCCATGACAACGGGATCTCAATATGGGTGCCCGGAATCGTTAGCTGTGTTGAAAGCTTCAAATGATAAATAACACTATCAAAAATAATGGCAACCACAATTTGAGCGAACAGCTTTTGTTTTGAAGTAAGTCCAAGATTTCGCTTCATGACTACCTTAATAAAATCATCAAGGAAACCGATAAGCCCGTAAGCAACGGTTAAGAAAAGCAATAAGCCAATTTCAGTTGACATTAACTGATGGGAAAGACTTTCATAAATGGCAGCAAGTGCGGCAGAGATAACAATCACCACACCACCCATAGTTGGTGTTCCGGCTTTTTTCTGGTGACTCTTAGGCCCTTCTTCACGGATATATTGACCAAATTTCATCCGACGCAGAAAAGGAATAAACAGCGGTGATAAAATAACAGCAATTAGAAAGGCAAGCAGTAATGTCATAAAAAGAAGGATCATCATTTGGAGATCCCTCCTTCTCTTTGTAAGTCTTGGATTAAGGTCTCCAGTTTCATTCCTCTTGAAGCTTTAAAAAGCATAACCGTTTTTTCTCCTAAAAATGATAACAACAAAGGAATCGCATCTTCTTTCATTTGATATTCATGAATTTGAACAGACGAAGGCCGCTTTTTCAGCTCGTCAGCAATCCATCGCGCCTTTGGTCCTATGGTTACGACATCTGTAATCGGCGCAGCCAGACAGTCGGCAACCTTTCTATGGAGGGCTTCTTCATCAGGCCCTAACTCATACATATCCCCGAGAACTGCAACAACTTTTTCAAAACCGCTAAGTTCCTTTAAAGTTTCCAAGCTTGCGATCATCGAAGTGGGGCTGGCATTATAGGCATCATTTATGATCATCGTACCCTTAGGTCCCGCTGTCACCTCAAAGCGCATGGCTGTAATGGTTAAATGAGCCAATGCTGTTTGGCATTGCGCTGGGCTAATTTGTAATTGTTCAGCAAGTGCCAAAGCATATGCGGCATTCTTAATGTTATGCTTACCATATAAAGGAACATGGTAAAGATGTCCATCAAATACAAACTCAGATCCCTTGCTGTTTAACTGAACAGAAGAAATGTGCGCCGTGCAGGTTTCCGAGTAACCCACCCTGATGGAGCGTTGATTCGTTGCGGCTTGAGTGAGAAGCGGTTCATCTCCATCACAAATAAAGACGCCATCTGGTTTTAAGCCATTCAAAATTTCCAATTTCGCTTTTGCAATCCCCTCACGCGATCCTAAATATTCAATATGGGATTCTCCGATATTGGTGATAATCGCAAAATCAGGATTAGCAATGCGGGTCAGTACATCAATTTCGCCAAAATGATTCATCCCCATCTCCAAGATAAGTGCCTCAGTGTCTTTCGGCATACTTAAAATGGTGAGTGGAAGTCCAATGTGATTATTAAAATTCCCTTGTGTTTTATGAGTTCGAAATTTCTGTGTCAGAACCGCTTCAACTAAATCCTTAGTGGTGGTCTTTCCATTGCTTCCCGTCACACCAATTACAATTGGATGGGTCAGCTTAAGATAATGTTTCGCACTCTCCTGCAAAGCTTTAAGGGTATCCTCAACCATAAATAATGGAAAATCATCTGGCAGTGCTTGAGGTACAGGAACATCTTTTTGCCAGAACGCAGCCTTCGCTCCATTATGAATGGCCTCAAGCAAATGATCGTGACCATCAAATCGCTCCCCTACAATAGGGAAGAAAAGGCTGTCAGGAACCGGTTTCCGGCTATCCGTATTAACGGTCCACTCTGCCTCTAAATTATAGTTCCCAATCACCTCTTCGGCAATTGGGTAAAACACTCCTGCTCGAATTCCCATTTAGAAACGCTCCTTTATTGCCTCCATGGCAACCTGTCGATCATCGAATGCTAAGATGTCTGTCCCAATAATTTGATATGTTTCATGCCCTTTTCCGGCAATAAGGACCACGTCTTCATCCGTTGCAAGGCTGATCGCTTGATTAATGGCCATTCGGCGATCCACGATAACCTCATAGTCAGCCTCTTCAGGAAGTCCTTCAACCATTTCTTCAATGATTTTTACGGGGTCTTCCGTCCGTGGATTATCTGAAGTAAAAATCGAATAATTGCTGAGTTCGATCGACTTATTTGCCATAATAGGTCGTTTTTTCCGATCGCGGTCACCACCGCAACCAACCACCGTAATAA
This region includes:
- the ftsA gene encoding cell division protein FtsA, whose amino-acid sequence is MNSNDIYVSLDIGTSTVKVVIGEMTGDSLNVIGIGKSESSGIKKGSIIDIDDTVHSIQQAVEQAERMVGMKIRSVVVGITGNHIQLQDCHGVVAVSSPNREIGNEDIARVLEAAQVIPLAPEREIIDCIPHQFIVDGLEEIKDPRGMVGVRLEVEGTIITGSKTVLHNLLRCVEKAGLDVLDVVLQPLALGSIALTRDEKNLGVLLLDIGGGSTNVAYFEEGILMSTFVLPIGGNHITKDISIGLRTPTEEAEIIKLKHGHAFIDQASVEETFSVSKLGGTSKQTFTQQDLAYIIEPRVAEIFELVAAEMGRMGVLDLPGGLILTGGVTAMPGVIELAQHEFQNNVRIAIPDYIGVREPQYTSAIGLIKFAYHNVKVQGKELVKAVEVEHQQKVPSAAKQRPASSSDKPLKDKSGVTKRVKDWLGLFFD
- a CDS encoding DUF881 domain-containing protein, whose translation is MGNKIILSLILLVTGFILAYSYQYVKNHHIENGTANAQYQQEKELRDEIISEQNSNRSLQNQLNKVRGKIQTNEENLAKQKTTAGKLVTDLTKYRMLNGQTKVSGPGVKIVLSDANYVPNGTDPNDYIVHQQDIQEVIYELNAIGAEAIAINGQRFSSHSYIECVGPVVKVDGERHSAPFVISAIGDSDLLMSGLNMTGGVVETLIERGIDVSVEKVNSLTLDPLL
- a CDS encoding FtsQ-type POTRA domain-containing protein, encoding MSDRKVIQLEDRIPKLREQRKQKTNRRFVFYITLFFILLLIVTYIESPLSNVKTINVSGNRYFSAAQIKAASGLTAKSKIWGVNQKTILAHLNSLPSIKSVTVKTHFLSGRVDLNVMEYKRVAYLKTENSYKPVLANGQFMSGKLSNVIPVHAPILIGFKEGKVMSSLTEQLSKMNATTLYNISEIDFTPSALYPKGITLYLNDGHQALANIPTLAAKMKLYPSILANLPDNQKGVVQLRVGAYWSPSTAAKQANGGETNGE
- the ftsZ gene encoding cell division protein FtsZ, yielding MYEMEMEQLAQIKVIGVGGGGSNAVNRMIENGVQGVEFICVNTDAQALKLSKAPIKLQLGEKLTRGLGAGANPDIGKKAAEESRDQIEDLLSGADMVFVTAGMGGGTGTGAAPVIAEIAKDIGALTVGVVTRPFTFEGRKRSSQATGGIENLKEKVDTLIVIPNDRLLEIVDRNTPMLEAFREADNVLRQGVQGISDLIAVPGLINLDFADVKTIMTEGGSALMAIGVATGENRAAEAAKKAISSPLLEKSIDGAKGVLMNITGGNNLSLYEVNEAADIVATAADQEVNMIFGSVISEELKDEIIVTVIATGFEENENRRPVQNQRTERQSFGTKTRQQPIREEQEPAPRTNPAPAAEAEDQLDIPTFLRNRTRRR
- a CDS encoding DUF881 domain-containing protein is translated as MTSKRERLSLAIVALFFGFMVILQFKTISHPKQKDTKDIVELQSDLAKAQKEHITLNNQLSQAEQLLTKYENSQTDNKLQAMKEELEQQKVQAGVTAKTGKGDLIQLKKLIEGNDPFDSDSVTDVMMRNLINVLNEYGATDIAVSDERIINISPIRMVHDDLLINDQKLPQPPFNIEVLSDDPNKLKKELESSSVLDDFARAGLTLEVTVKPSITLPAYNDPIQFNSLKLTKGGSS
- a CDS encoding small basic family protein: MWLPLLGLIIGILLGFFSNVSIPEAYSNYLSIAVLAAFDTLLGGIRAQLEHKYDNLVFVSGFFFNIFLAAGLAFLGVKLGVDLYLAAVFAFGVRLFNNIAIIRRIGIVRWRDRKKEKEKSLI
- the sigE gene encoding RNA polymerase sporulation sigma factor SigE produces the protein MRQIRLFFLKLYTKVLQVFKVKPDDVYYIGGSEALPPPLSKDEEAELLIKLTKGDESARASLIERNLRLVVYIARKFENTKINIEDLISIGTIGLIKAVNTFNPEKKIKLATYASRCIENEILMYLRRNNKTKSEVSFDEPLNVDWDGNELLLSDVLGTDEDIITRDMEKKVDRSLLKKAILLLNDREKEIMELRFGLSGGKEKTQKDVADQLGISQSYISRLEKRIIKRLKKEFNKMV
- the spoIIGA gene encoding sigma-E processing peptidase SpoIIGA; translated protein: MAKPLAGEVMKVYLDVVWLMNLFIDTMLILLTSVALKRPVRKWRVFLGGFFASLIVILLFTPLGVIAYNPIGKLVYSAIIVLIVFGYHRPALFLQAFGMFYFVTFMVGGGLFALHYFLQSQSFYVKGIQLSTFEYGDPLSWVFILVGFPVLWWFSKKRLEHVVIRKWRAEERIEVRVKIGKTIIEAVGIVDTGNQLRHPISQSPVMFVSQSVCAKYLPQLNLQDDPMKVLTDTKLPADWVNRLTVIPYRGVSGEHRTVLALKPDYVDLRSSKGHLKCKKVIVALTDHQLSLENDFNCILHPDMVQLGTAA